One Pseudomonas lalucatii genomic window carries:
- a CDS encoding DUF2878 domain-containing protein — protein sequence MPKLITNALLFLLGWLACVLGGWPWLWLLVPILAVHLLWTASWAAEGKLLLSVLLAGSALDSFLLNLGVFDFGEPRTLIPLWLALLWLLLATTLNHCLAWSAQPWWRGSLLGAVGGPLSYYAGAQLAGVGLPYGTWPTLALLALIWALVMPVLHGFARLYRHQYEQSRRARRSA from the coding sequence ATGCCTAAGCTGATCACCAATGCCCTGCTGTTCCTGCTCGGCTGGCTGGCCTGCGTGCTGGGCGGCTGGCCCTGGTTGTGGTTGCTGGTGCCGATCCTCGCGGTGCACTTACTGTGGACCGCCAGCTGGGCGGCCGAAGGCAAGCTGCTGCTCAGCGTGCTCCTCGCCGGCAGCGCCCTGGACAGCTTCCTGCTCAACCTCGGGGTGTTCGACTTCGGCGAACCGCGCACCCTGATCCCGCTCTGGCTGGCGCTGCTCTGGCTGCTGCTGGCGACCACCCTCAACCATTGCCTGGCCTGGTCGGCGCAGCCCTGGTGGCGCGGCAGCCTGCTCGGCGCCGTCGGCGGGCCGCTGTCCTACTACGCCGGCGCCCAGCTGGCCGGCGTCGGCCTGCCCTACGGCACCTGGCCGACCCTGGCCCTGCTGGCGCTGATCTGGGCGCTGGTCATGCCCGTACTGCACGGCTTCGCCCGCCTCTACCGCCACCAGTACGAGCAGAGCCGGCGCGCGCGCCGGTCGGCCTGA
- the phrB gene encoding deoxyribodipyrimidine photo-lyase produces the protein MQLIWLRSDLRVRDNSALAAAMAAGPTVALYLLSPEQWRRHDAAPCKVDFWRRNLVELSAALARLNVPLLIRQADSWDAAPGVIAELCREQRIAAVWVNDEYGIDEQRRDQAVARHLDGQGVTFQRRLDQLLLQPGSVLTQSGSYFKVYSQFRKLCHQRLHRALPTLLSVPAAQTPLALAGDTVPAAVAGFTAPGETLRRLWPAGETAALERLASFADERIDHYHEARDIPAQPGTSQLSAYLAAGVLSPRQCLHAALQANQGEFDSGNQGIVTWINELLWREFYKHILVGYPRVSRHRAFRPETEAVPWRDAPDELAAWQEGRTGIPLIDAAMRQLHATGWMHNRLRMVVAMFLTKNLLIDWRAGERYFMRQLIDGDLAANNGGWQWSASTGTDAAPYFRLFNPVSQSRRFDPQGRFIRHWLPELAGLDDKAIHEPSAARGGLFDEPDYPRPLVDLRLSRERALAAFRQLPQNQARATS, from the coding sequence CTGCAACTGATATGGCTGCGCAGCGATCTGCGCGTACGGGACAACAGCGCACTGGCCGCCGCCATGGCCGCCGGCCCGACCGTGGCGCTCTACCTGCTCAGCCCGGAACAGTGGCGTCGGCACGACGCCGCCCCGTGCAAGGTGGATTTCTGGCGGCGCAACCTGGTCGAGCTGTCCGCCGCCCTCGCGCGCCTCAACGTACCGCTGCTGATCCGCCAGGCGGACAGCTGGGACGCCGCTCCCGGGGTGATCGCCGAGCTGTGCCGCGAACAGCGGATCGCCGCGGTCTGGGTCAACGACGAGTACGGGATCGACGAGCAACGCCGCGACCAGGCCGTGGCCCGCCACCTCGACGGGCAGGGCGTGACCTTCCAGCGCCGCCTCGATCAGCTGCTGCTGCAGCCGGGCAGCGTGCTGACCCAGTCCGGTAGCTACTTCAAGGTCTACAGCCAGTTCCGCAAGCTCTGCCACCAGCGCCTGCACAGGGCGCTGCCGACCCTGCTGTCGGTGCCTGCGGCGCAGACGCCCCTGGCGCTTGCCGGCGACACCGTGCCCGCCGCCGTGGCGGGCTTCACCGCGCCGGGCGAGACGCTACGCCGGCTCTGGCCGGCGGGCGAGACGGCGGCGCTGGAGCGCCTGGCGAGCTTCGCCGACGAACGGATCGACCACTACCACGAGGCGCGCGACATCCCCGCCCAGCCGGGCACCAGCCAGCTGTCGGCCTACCTAGCCGCCGGCGTGCTGTCGCCGCGCCAATGCCTGCATGCCGCGCTGCAAGCCAACCAGGGCGAGTTCGACAGCGGCAACCAGGGCATCGTCACCTGGATCAACGAACTGCTCTGGCGCGAGTTCTACAAGCACATCCTGGTCGGCTACCCGCGGGTCTCGCGGCACCGCGCCTTCCGCCCGGAGACCGAGGCCGTGCCCTGGCGCGACGCCCCGGACGAGCTGGCGGCCTGGCAAGAGGGCCGCACGGGCATTCCGCTGATCGACGCGGCGATGCGTCAGCTGCACGCCACCGGCTGGATGCACAACCGCCTGCGCATGGTCGTGGCCATGTTCCTGACCAAGAACCTGCTGATCGACTGGCGCGCCGGCGAGCGCTACTTCATGCGCCAGCTGATCGACGGCGACCTGGCGGCCAACAACGGCGGCTGGCAGTGGAGCGCCTCCACCGGCACCGACGCTGCGCCCTACTTCCGCCTGTTCAACCCGGTCAGCCAGTCGCGGCGCTTCGATCCCCAGGGGCGCTTCATCCGCCACTGGCTGCCGGAGCTGGCCGGGCTCGACGACAAGGCCATCCACGAGCCGAGCGCGGCGCGCGGCGGCCTGTTCGACGAGCCGGACTACCCGCGCCCGCTGGTCGACCTGCGCCTCAGCCGCGAACGGGCGCTGGCGGCTTTCAGGCAGCTGCCACAGAACCAGGCACGGGCCACGTCCTGA
- a CDS encoding MerR family transcriptional regulator produces the protein MNAAGNERAVSGGDLLPIREVARLTGVNAVTLRAWERRYGLIVPQRTAKGHRLYSADHIARVRAILAWLERGVSVGQVKGLLQSERSAPQEGLSQWAHKRHQLLTAVGDLAERQLDDCFNHEMALYPPQTLCRQLLLPLLEALELRWRGQFGAELERVFFLSWLRSKLGARLYHNNRLQGGAPLLLISLSERPMEPGLWLTAWLASSAGHAVEVFDWPVPAAELGLAVERIRPRALLLYAGQALDATRLPRLLGNGHCPTLLAGPAVRIHRQALSGLLAGRDDLTLAEDPLAALQALNDLNLQDSRQGAPCCN, from the coding sequence ATGAACGCCGCCGGCAACGAGCGGGCGGTATCGGGCGGGGACCTGCTGCCGATCCGCGAGGTGGCGCGGCTGACCGGCGTCAATGCCGTCACCCTGCGCGCCTGGGAGCGCCGCTACGGCCTGATCGTGCCGCAGCGCACGGCCAAGGGTCATCGCCTCTACTCCGCGGACCATATCGCGCGGGTCCGGGCGATCCTCGCCTGGCTGGAGCGCGGCGTGTCGGTGGGCCAGGTCAAGGGCCTGCTGCAATCCGAGCGCAGCGCCCCCCAGGAAGGCCTGTCGCAGTGGGCGCACAAGCGCCATCAGCTGCTGACGGCTGTAGGTGACCTGGCCGAGCGCCAACTCGACGACTGTTTCAACCACGAGATGGCGCTGTATCCGCCGCAGACCCTGTGCCGGCAGCTGCTGCTGCCGCTGCTGGAAGCCCTGGAGCTGCGCTGGCGCGGCCAGTTCGGCGCCGAGCTGGAGCGGGTGTTCTTCCTCTCCTGGCTGCGCAGCAAGCTGGGCGCCCGGCTGTACCACAACAACCGCCTGCAGGGCGGCGCGCCGCTGCTGCTGATCAGCCTGTCGGAGCGGCCGATGGAGCCCGGCCTGTGGCTCACCGCCTGGCTGGCCAGCAGCGCCGGGCATGCGGTGGAGGTCTTCGACTGGCCGGTGCCCGCCGCCGAGCTGGGCCTGGCCGTCGAACGCATCCGTCCCCGCGCCCTGCTGCTGTATGCCGGCCAGGCGCTCGACGCCACGCGGTTGCCGCGCCTGCTCGGCAACGGCCACTGCCCGACCCTGCTGGCCGGGCCGGCGGTGCGCATTCACCGCCAGGCCCTGAGCGGGCTGCTGGCCGGGCGCGACGACCTGACCCTGGCGGAAGACCCGCTGGCCGCGCTGCAAGCCTTGAACGACCTCAACCTGCAGGACAGCCGCCAGGGGGCCCCATGCTGCAACTGA
- a CDS encoding TIGR02450 family Trp-rich protein yields MVATPPHHRLNPAKLPLSKWTAVHPRDREKHFLVVELLRDEDDHIVAVELQAVLSRHSRRLPWRALQDARHWRMGWQ; encoded by the coding sequence ATGGTCGCCACACCGCCCCACCATCGCCTCAACCCGGCCAAACTGCCGCTGTCCAAGTGGACAGCAGTGCATCCGCGCGACCGCGAGAAGCACTTCCTGGTCGTCGAGTTGCTGCGCGACGAGGACGACCACATCGTCGCAGTCGAGCTGCAGGCAGTGCTCAGTCGCCACAGCCGACGCCTGCCCTGGCGCGCCCTGCAAGATGCCCGACACTGGCGCATGGGCTGGCAGTAG
- a CDS encoding YbgA family protein yields the protein MPLAQNAHDKPRIGISACLLGAEVRYNGGHKESRLCRQVLGEHFDFVPLCPEVAIGLATPREPIRLVGDPLAPRAVGTVNPALDVTERLAAYGARMAEELDGICGYILMQKSPSCGMQRVKVYQDGGRPSAPGGQGIFAKALMARQPNLPVEEDGRLNDPVLRENFITRVFAYAEWQRLLRQGLTRRKLIAFHSRYKYLLMATAPLQYKALGRLLGDLGRHDLAQLAPHYFGELMAALKQCATRGTHSNVLQHLCGYLRQGLSRDERQEMHRLIGQYRAGIVPLVVPLTLLKHHLRRHPDDYVAQQAYLQPHPEDLSLRNAL from the coding sequence ATGCCCCTTGCCCAGAACGCCCACGACAAACCCAGGATCGGCATCAGCGCCTGCCTGCTGGGCGCCGAAGTGCGCTACAACGGCGGCCACAAGGAGTCGCGCCTGTGCCGCCAGGTGCTCGGCGAACACTTCGACTTCGTACCGCTGTGCCCGGAGGTGGCGATCGGCCTCGCCACCCCCCGCGAGCCGATCCGCCTGGTGGGCGATCCCCTGGCGCCGCGCGCGGTCGGCACGGTCAACCCGGCGCTGGACGTGACCGAGCGCCTGGCCGCCTATGGCGCGCGCATGGCCGAGGAACTGGACGGCATCTGCGGCTACATCCTGATGCAGAAGTCGCCCTCCTGCGGCATGCAGCGGGTCAAGGTCTACCAGGACGGGGGCCGCCCCAGCGCACCCGGCGGCCAGGGCATCTTCGCCAAGGCCCTGATGGCGCGGCAGCCGAACCTGCCGGTCGAGGAGGATGGCCGCCTCAACGACCCGGTGCTGCGCGAGAACTTCATTACCCGGGTGTTCGCCTACGCCGAGTGGCAGCGCCTGCTGCGCCAGGGCCTGACGCGCAGGAAGCTGATCGCCTTCCACTCGCGCTACAAGTACCTGCTGATGGCCACCGCCCCGCTGCAGTACAAGGCCCTCGGCCGGCTGCTGGGCGACCTCGGCCGGCATGACCTGGCGCAGTTGGCGCCGCACTACTTCGGCGAGCTGATGGCCGCACTCAAGCAGTGCGCCACCCGCGGCACCCACAGCAACGTCCTGCAGCACCTGTGCGGCTACCTCAGACAGGGCCTGAGCCGGGACGAACGCCAGGAAATGCACCGGCTGATCGGCCAGTACCGCGCCGGCATCGTGCCCCTGGTGGTGCCGCTGACCCTGCTCAAGCACCATTTGCGCCGCCATCCGGACGACTACGTGGCGCAGCAGGCCTACCTGCAGCCCCACCCGGAAGACCTCAGCCTGCGCAACGCCCTATGA
- a CDS encoding NAD(P)/FAD-dependent oxidoreductase: MTAIAPIAIIGTGIAGLSAAQTLHAAGYELRLFDKSRGSGGRMASKRSDAGALDLGAQYFTARDRRFVEAVQQWHSRGWVAEWQPSLYHFRDGQLSASPDEQLRWVGVPRMSAITRALLGALPVHFSCRITEVFRGEQHWHLQDAEGGSHGPFSHVLIATPAPQASALLASAPKLAAAAASVPMEPTWAAALAFDSPLQTEVEGCFVHDSPLDWLARNRSKPGRETTLDTWVLHASSGWSKQHLDLPKEEVVERLLGAFAEMIGCTVPAPSFSLAHRWLYARPGTAHQWGALADADLGLYACGDWCLSGRVEGAWLSGQEAARKLLGHLQ; this comes from the coding sequence ATGACCGCAATCGCCCCCATCGCCATCATCGGCACCGGTATTGCCGGACTGTCGGCCGCCCAGACCCTGCACGCCGCGGGCTACGAGCTGCGGCTGTTCGACAAGAGCCGCGGCAGCGGCGGCCGCATGGCCAGCAAGCGCAGCGACGCCGGCGCCCTCGACCTCGGCGCACAGTACTTCACCGCGCGCGATCGGCGCTTCGTCGAGGCGGTCCAGCAATGGCACAGCCGGGGCTGGGTCGCCGAGTGGCAGCCGAGCCTCTACCACTTCCGCGACGGCCAGCTGAGCGCCTCCCCGGACGAGCAGTTGCGCTGGGTCGGCGTCCCGCGCATGAGCGCCATCACCCGCGCCCTGCTCGGTGCGCTGCCGGTGCACTTCTCCTGCCGCATCACCGAGGTGTTTCGCGGCGAACAGCACTGGCACCTGCAGGACGCCGAGGGTGGCAGCCATGGTCCCTTCAGCCATGTGCTGATCGCCACCCCGGCGCCCCAGGCCAGCGCCCTGCTGGCCAGCGCGCCGAAACTCGCCGCCGCCGCCGCCAGCGTGCCGATGGAGCCGACCTGGGCCGCCGCCCTGGCCTTCGACAGCCCGCTGCAGACCGAGGTGGAAGGCTGCTTCGTGCACGACAGCCCGCTCGACTGGCTGGCCCGCAACCGCAGCAAGCCCGGCCGCGAGACCACCCTGGACACCTGGGTGTTGCACGCCAGCAGCGGCTGGAGCAAGCAGCACCTGGACCTGCCCAAGGAGGAGGTGGTGGAGCGGTTGCTCGGCGCCTTCGCCGAGATGATCGGCTGCACCGTGCCGGCGCCGTCCTTCAGCCTGGCCCACCGCTGGCTCTACGCCCGCCCGGGCACCGCCCACCAGTGGGGGGCGCTGGCCGACGCCGACCTGGGCCTCTACGCCTGCGGCGACTGGTGCCTGTCCGGCCGTGTAGAAGGGGCCTGGCTGAGCGGCCAGGAGGCGGCCCGCAAGCTGCTCGGCCACCTGCAGTGA